A stretch of the Neofelis nebulosa isolate mNeoNeb1 chromosome 1, mNeoNeb1.pri, whole genome shotgun sequence genome encodes the following:
- the C1H5orf63 gene encoding glutaredoxin-like protein C5orf63 homolog isoform X4: MLWFQGNSMQLAKYSFRLLLRNRSASKTVLPVLTLFTKDPCPLCDEAKEVLEAYKNRFYKNQSFQEQGKKGLPLPQLPTGIWLHTTLQLARAHHFC, from the exons ATGCTCTGGTTTCAAGGAAATAGCATGCAACTTGCCAAATACTCCTTTCGACTCCTCTTGAGAAATCGTTCTGCCTCTAAGACTGTTCTGCCTGTGCTGACCTTATTTACAAAG GATCCATGCCCCCTTTGTGATGAAGCCAAGGAAGTGCTGGAGGCTTATAAAAACAGG TTCTACAAGAACCAGAGCTTCCAGGAGCAAGGAAAGAAAGGCCTTCCCCTTCCACAGCTTCCCACCGGCATATGGCTTCACACTACCCTGCAG CTTGCCCGTGCCCACCATTTCTGCTGA
- the C1H5orf63 gene encoding glutaredoxin-like protein C5orf63 homolog isoform X3: MLWFQGNSMQLAKYSFRLLLRNRSASKTVLPVLTLFTKDPCPLCDEAKEVLEAYKNRFILQEVDITLPENSAWYQRYKFDIPVFHLNGQFLMMHRVDISKLEKQLQKLEQQGL, from the exons ATGCTCTGGTTTCAAGGAAATAGCATGCAACTTGCCAAATACTCCTTTCGACTCCTCTTGAGAAATCGTTCTGCCTCTAAGACTGTTCTGCCTGTGCTGACCTTATTTACAAAG GATCCATGCCCCCTTTGTGATGAAGCCAAGGAAGTGCTGGAGGCTTATAAAAACAGG tttATTTTACAGGAGGTGGACATCACACTTCCAGAAAACTCTGCTTGGTATCAAAGGTATAAATTTGACATCCCCGTCTTTCATTTGAATGGCCAGTTTCTGATGATGCATCGAGTAGACATCTCAAAACTTGAAAAGCAGCTCCAGAAACTTGAGCAGCAAGGTTTATGA